TCATTCTGAGAGCTGCTTACCAGCTGCCCTCACTCCCAGGGGCCAGGGCTGGGCCTCAGCTGTGACATGGGGTCCACACCCACCCCCCTCCCTAATAGGTCTGACAGCTGGATGAACTGGGCGAGGAGGCCCTATTGATTAATGGAGACCTCACACCCCAATCCACGAAAGAGGGTTTGAAATCAGCTACATTGAGGGGTAGGGGCCAATTGGGGGGGGGCTTCCCCATATAACACCACAAATACCCCCCCACAAAGTCAGTGAGCCTCCCCAGCCTGCAAGAGGTTTGTCCTCCACCCTGAAGGGGGGTGGGCCAGGCAAACTCCACTCATTCATCAAACCCAGCAGACCCGGGGTCTAGAGCTCCAGGTCTAGGTCTCTGTGCACCCACATTTGCCCTGTGGCTGTGGCCAAACCCTTCCCTTGTCTGGGCTTCTCTCCTGAATTGCTACACTGGAGTTTGATAAAAATGCCCAGAGCATCAGGGAGGTAGCACAATAAGCAGGGCtcaggacttgcatacctgaagctctgggCTCTGTCCCTGGCAACACACATATGCTgaaacttttctctctctctctctctctctctctcattaaataaataaatgcctctctctccccccccctcccggtGGTGCGGTAGCGGGGGATGGCCATTTTGGttggctccatgtggcctgaaccaccggtctgacccaacaataaaggattgtattccctttcaaaaaataaataaataaataaataaataaatgcacaaatctttttttaatgtccCCAAAGAAAGTCACCTGCATCTACAATCAAGTCTACCTTcttctccctgtccccaccccacccttgggTCTGGCGTCTCCTGGCTGAACACACAGCTACACTAGGCTGCAACCCCTACCCTTATCCCCTCCCCCCAGGAGAGTATATGATCTCCATTTCTAAAAAGAGATCTAGAGCCAGGTTTCCACAGCAGCTCGGGGCCCAGGAGGGGCACTGGGATTGGGACTCATGGGCTCTCCACACTTCCTGCCACTTGCATACATCTCTCAAGACCCATCTCATAGCCTTAGTCCAGCTCTGACACAAAGCTCTCTTGTCAGCTCCTTAAGTGCCTCGCCCCGCCCCATACACATCCCCCCACTGGCATCAACAACCCCCTGAACCCTATTGCCACTTCTACTCCTGGGTCTCCAGCCCAGAGCAGACAAATGACAGGTCAGGTATATAAGAGTAGGATGAGGATTGCTACACTAAAGCAGATGGGGCCAACCTACTTAAATACACATTTTAATTCATTATAAATTAAGACTCAAACCATGGCTCCTCAGATGCACTAGTCCCTGGCTTAGTAGCTTGTGGCTAGTGGCTACCACTGAGCAGGGTGAGACACCTCTCCATCTTTCTGGAAGGTTCTACAGGTCAGCCCTGTTTAAGGCCAGGCTCTGGTGGGCCTGTAGGCCCTGAGGCCTCtgggggtgtctctcctctgcagCCAGGGGCTCCATCCAGGGGAGCCCCACCACCTTTGGGCCTGTATTTGAGGACCAGCCCCTCAGCATGCTGTTTCCAGAGGAGTCCTCAGAGGAAAAGGTGACACTGGCATGCCGTGCCCGGGCCAGTCCCCCGGCCACATACAGGTGAGAGCATGCAGGTGCTAAGaggccctgggggaggggggcaagcAGGTGCATTCAGCAGCAGCACTCAGGGGCCCCTATgcacccctgctgcaggtggaagaTGAATGGAACCCAGATGACCCTGGAGCCGGGCTCTCGACAACAGCTAGTGGGGGGCAACCTGGTGATCAGGAGCCCCTCCAAGGCCCAGGATGCTGGCGTCTACCAGTGCCTGGCCTCCAACCCTGTGGGCACTGTTGTCAGCAGAGAGGCTGTCCTCCGCTTTGGCTGTGAGAACTTGGGGTGCCAAGacacttggggggtggggggctatgAACAGTCTCATGGAGGGGCAGCCCTTCAGCCAGGCTTTGCTGACCCCCTGGAGACTGAGTTGGGGAGGGGACCCCCAGCTTGGAGGACAGTCCCTGAGGACCTGGCCTACACCCCCAGTTCTGCAGGAGTTCTCCAAGGAGGAGCGAGACCCAGTGAAAACTCATGAAGGCTGGGGGGTCATGCTCCCCTGTAACCCCCCTGCCCACTACCCAGGTGAGTTAGGGCCCAGGCTGGCTACATAGCAGAGGGTGGGGAGGGTGTTGGAAAGCATTGGGCACCCCTTCCCTGTTGTCTCCACCCTGTCACCCCAACTCTTAATGAGTCTGTTACCCTTCTGAGCTGTCCTGGGAGGTCCCCAAAGATAGAGGCAAAGTCACCCCTCTGGGTGACCCCTCTATCCCAACTAGGACACAGGGCTTTCAAGGACCAGCATGTTGGGGTGCCACCCAGCTGCTCCCTTGCCCAGTACTCACTGGCTTCCTCAATGCCCTTCCACCCCATGTCCTAGGTTTGTCCTACCGGTGGCTCCTCAACGAGTTCCCCAACTTCATCCCCACCGATGGCCGCCACTTTGTGTCACAGACCACGGGGAACCTGTACATCGCCCGGACCAATGCCTCAGACCTGGGCAACTACTCCTGCCTGGCCACCAGCCACATGGACTTCTCCACCAAGAGCGTCTTCAGCAAGTTTGCTCAGCTCAACCTGGCAGCCGAAGGTCAGGGGCTCAGCAGGGCACagggctgggggcctgaacccccGACTCCTCCTGCAGCTGAAACTCAGATCTTTAGTTCCTCAGCCCAGGCCCCATGGGTGGGTCTGGGTACTGAGAGGCTGACTCTGCAGACTCTGACCTGGAAGTCCTCTCTCCCCAGACACCAGGCTGTTTGCGCCGACCATAAAGGCCCGCTTCCCCGCAGAGACCTACGCACTGGTGGGCCAGCAAGTCACGCTGGAGTGCTTCGCCTTCGGGAAGTAGGTGGCAGAGCAGGGCAGGCACTGGGTCCCCACAGGGGTGTAGGGAGAGGGCAGGTAGGACCAGCGCTCTGTCATCCTGGTGCCCCTCTGGGGTCTGAACTCTGGGCCCATGGGGGTTGCTGCACTAACCTGCCACATGAATCTGATCTTCTGGGTCCTCTGGTCCTCCCAGCAGCACAGGACAGACTCAGGTCACCCAGCACTCAAGCACAGAACTCAGACCCCACCTGCCTCCTTGCTGGCTGGAAGACCTCGAGTAAACTCTCTGTACCTCGGTTTCCCTACTTGTACATGGAGATACCAGTAGCTACTAAGTCACAGGGTTGCTGTGAGGATTGAGTAAGCTGACAGTGTgagccaggcccaggcccaggctttGCTCCACCCCTCCACCAAAACTAGCAAATAAAAACCTGCCACTTAGTTATTGTTCTTAAGAGGTTAACAATTTTTATAAACCACAACAGAAGTCTTGctctcccagaaaaaaaaaaaaaaaaggactcactGGGTTTCTGGATTTGGGGGAAGCAAACCACAGGAGGCCAGTAAATGTCagcaaaatgaagagagaaagtgaTTTGAACGTcggtcccctcctccctcacatctCTCCTGTGGTCACTTGGATGTCCCCTGCAAAGTTACTGGGCTTCTAGAAAGTCTTTGTTCAAAGTACATGAACATCCAGACATGAGATGGACCTTTTAAGGCATGGCTGCCTTGGTCCATCTCTGTACACAGGTAGCTGAGAAGCAGAGCTCCTTTGAAAAGTAGagggaggggggccaggtggtggtgcacctggttaagcacacacattacagtgcaaagggacccaggttcaagtccttggtccccaccttcagggggaaagcttcacgagtggtcaagcagggctgcaggtatctctctccctttccctctccctcacccctctaaatttctgtctctatataataaatacagatattaaaaagaaagaaggaaagaaaagtagaGGAGATAGCCTCATGGTTATGcaacaagactctcatgcctgagcctccaaggtcccaggctcaatccccaactaaacagtgctctggtgaagagaaagaaaaaaagagagggggtggagaggcaaGGCCTatttggggagggggaagggacttAAAGTCCCAGGTCACAGGCCACTGCTGTGGAGGCAGGTCTGAAGGAGGAGAGGGGACCTGGGCAGGGTGGGGGCCCGGAGGATGCTGTCAAGCTTAAGAGCAGCTTCACCCGCCTCATAACGTTGCAGGAGAGCACTTTGCCGGGTCCTCACACACCCCGCCCCCGCCTCCCCAGCGCCTCCAGAGCTCCACAGGCTCTGCATTTGAGGGGCTGTGAGCGCCCGGGCTCCACCGAGCTCTCTCCTCTGGCCTTGTCTCCCGACAGCCCGGTCCCCCGtatcaagtggcgcaaagtggaaggcTCCCTGTCCCCGCAGTGGACCACGGCCGAGTCCACCCTGCAGATCCCCAGCGTCAGCTTCGAGGACGAGGGCACCTACGAGTGTGAGGCGGAGAACTCCCGGGGCCGAGACACCGTCCAGGGCCGCATCATCGTGCAGGGTACCGGGGCACCCTCTCTCCCTGGCGGTCCTCTTGACCCCAGACTCCGGGAGGAAAGCGGGCAGGTCTTGAAACAGCAGCTGGCGGATCCtgcatctccccatcccctcccggGATGCGGCGGCGCCCTCTATGGCCCACCTCTGGAACTGCAGCTTCACCGCCCACCCTCAGCCTCTCTCCCCCTTGCTCCCTGCAGCTCAGCCTGAGTGGCTCAAGGTGATCTCAGACACGGAGGCCGACATCGGTTCCAACCTGCGCTGGGGCTGTGCGGCCGCCGGCAAGCCCCGGCCCACAGTGCGCTGGCTACGGAAcggggagcccctggcttcccaggtaggaggacaccccccccccaactgccaCCATTCCCTGAACATCTGGCTCTCTCACCCCCGTCGAGTGTCAGCTGCTGCGGCCAGTCAGCTATACTGGGTGGTTCTGGGTGCTCATCTCCATCTCAGAACCAAGGTTAGAATCCTGacagggtgtgggggtgggagtcCCCCAAGATCGGATGCAGACACAGTTGCGCCACAGACACACATCCTGGTCCTGTGTGAGTGCCCTTGGCCCTCTGACTTCACATCGTGCAGGATCTCTGAATGCTGGTGTTCCAGGCCCCCTAGGATAAGAATGGGCACTTGAGGCCCCCTCCAGGAAGAGCCACCTAGAGTCACCACAGAACCCAATCCTGCGGCCCCTCCACCCTGGTCCCTGGTGGTTAAGAcacctctgccctgccctgaGCTGGACTCCCCTGCACAGGCCCGGCTGGAGGTGCTGGCTGGGGACCTGCGCTTCTCTAGGCTGAACTTGGAGGACTCAGGCATGTACCAGTGTGTGGCAGAGAACAAGCATGGTACCATCTATGCCAGCGCTGAGCTGGCTGTGCAAGGTAAAGGGGGCAGGGCCCCCCCAGGACATGTGGGTGGGGGTTTAGGGGTCTGTATTGTCACATTTCTTAAACACAAGGACACTCCCTGACACCTTCTGAGTGGAGTTGATGGATTTGAGGAAGGAGATGGTCCTGAGGTTAATCGTTTCAGAATGTAGGGTCTCTGACTAGTTCCTGGTCTGCAGTGGATAGAGTCCACACTCACTGCTGCAAAATTATTGGAAAACAGGCAACCAGATTTGTGCCTAAGCCAGCCCCATGGGCTACATGACCTCTGGCAAATTTTAGTACATCTTTGTGTCTATTTCCTAGAAGTTTAGTATGTGGGCAGAATAGGCATGTCCTCACATAGTGATGAGTGGCCGAGACAATGACAGACACAGCTGTGCCTGTCTTCTCAGTGACATGGCTTCAGCTCAGGGAGCCatggtttcctcatctgtaaaatgggcatCATGGCATCCTCCACCATGAGTTGTGGTGAGGCTTAGCTCAGACTCCTGCAGAGTGAACAAGAAAGATAAGGCCTCTGCTTCCCAGTATCTTACAAGCCAgtggtgagagaaggagagatgcaaagagaaatCAAACACAGTATTTGGGGATCTAACAGGCTGGCGGGGGTAAGGTGGGCCAGTGGGGTGGCTTTGCCAGGAAAAACCTCTGAGGAAGTCATGTCTGGGAGACCACCTGAGTTTGGTGCTAGCTCTGGAGCCTTCCAAGCAAAAATGAGCAGTGAGAGAAAATATCCTGAggctgcaaacacacacacacacacacacacacacacacacacacaaaaaaaaaaaaaacctcagtatccccaaaggacaaaaataaaatgacacagGCAATGAGTGAGGAAGAATTATGAAGTGTGacaggagaggcagagacacacgtGTAAACCCTTATAAGGAGGTGAGTTTCATTGTAGGTGCCTAATTGATGGTCTTAGATATTTATGGTTGTTTATTAGTCATGAGATTGTCAAAAGtaagtgcagaaagtggaagatcaaCCTGGGGCCTCTTTAAGAGTGCAGCTGGGGGTTAGGAGGCATGCACCAGCAACAGGGTAGAGGCAGGGGAGATGAGAAGCACTGGGTCCCAGATGTCTTTGGCTGTGGGGCTTCTAGGAGCCTTGTGGTTGTCTGGCAACCTGTGTGGGTGCTTGGCATACAGTCAAGTCTCATCTGAATCAGGAGTCATGGGTGCTCTAACAATCAGTGGATGACCCTCGGTACCCCTTTCCTACCAGCACTGGCCCCCGACTTCAGGCTGAACCCCGTGAGGCGTCTGATCCCCGCTGCCCGCGGGGGTGAGGTCACCATCACCTGCCAGCCCCGAGCAGCACCCAAGGCCATGGTGCTTTGGAGCAAAGGCACCGAGATCCTGGTCACCAGCAGCAGGTAGCACACTACCCTCTCTCCCCAGCGATCCctggccctctctctcccctcaaggGTGCACCCTGCCAGGGCTACAGTGTGTGCCACTGGCTTCGCTCTGCAGAGTGACAGTGACCCCAGACGGCACGCTGATTATAAGGAACATCAGTCGAGCAGATGAAGGCAAATACACCTGTTTTGCTGAGAACTTTATGGGCAAAGCCAACAGCACTGGCATCCTCTCCGTGAGAGGTAAGGGCTGGGGCCCAGCTGAATCACCACAGGTGCTTTCCCTCTTCCCTGACACACCACACCTGCTCCCATGCCCCTTCAAGTCTTATCCTGAGGTTACACTAAGTTTCAGTTTTTCTTGGGGAACCCCCTCCACCCCTGCTTCTTCCTGAATCAACTCCAGCTTCTCTGTCATTCACTGGTGGGCTCAGGGGGCCTACTGGCCATGCCACCTCCTTTCTCTCCTGGGCCAAAGGTGACCCTGTCCTCCTGCCCTAcatacccccccccaccaccagctGGCCTCTCCTACACCCACCACAGGCCTTGATTTTCTTGTCAGATGCAACCAAGATCACTCTTGCCCCATCAAGCGCTGACATCAACTTGGGGGACAATCTGACTCTGCAGTGCCATGCTTCCCATGACCCCACCATGGACCTCACCTTCATCTGGACCCTGGATGACTTCCCCATAGATCTGGATAAACCTGGGGGTCACTACCGGAGAGCCAATGCGGTAAAGACTGCAGCTGAAACACACAGTTCCTCCTGCCCAGGGACCCAAGATGTACTAAACCAGCAGCAGGCCCAGAGCCCCAcagcccctcccccttccccacaagTTTAGTCTCTGACCACTCCTTCCTGGACTCATCAATTTCATCTGTAGCCAGgcagttctctggattccaccTGGAGTCCATACCTGTGAGGTCAGTTAGGGACAGGCCTggaactttctctctcttttgctctctctctctctctctctgtctccctctcccctccccctccccctcccccctcacccctctccctctccctctctctctctctctctctctctctctcacacacacacacacacacacacacacaccaccctcaGTCCATTAATCCCAGTATATCAAGTCGGGAGCCTCTGGCCTCTCCCATTAGACAGTTGGGAGCACTGAGAGGCAGAGGGGTCTGTGCAGCAGAGGCTTGGACCCGGTGCACCCACACAGCACTCACTCTGctgccctaccccccaccccttgcagaAGGAGACAATTGGGGACCTGACAATCCTGAATGCCCAGCTGCGCCACAGCGGCATGTACACATGCATGGCACAGACGGTGGTGGACAGCGCATCCAAGGAGGCCACAGTGCTGATCCGAGGTGAGCTCATGCTCTGGGCTGTCTGACCTTTGCCTCTAAGTCTCCTGAAAATTTGGGGGGCAGAGGGCAAGAGGGGCTTCCAGCAGAAGTTTGCTGAGCCTGAAGTTCCTCAAAAGCTTCAAAAAAACAGACCATTCTTCCTCCAgagcaaaataattaaaaaatctacCCCTAAACTCATTGGCAGATGGACACCTATT
The sequence above is a segment of the Erinaceus europaeus chromosome 19, mEriEur2.1, whole genome shotgun sequence genome. Coding sequences within it:
- the CNTN2 gene encoding contactin-2 isoform X2 produces the protein MSSLSRLPGTPTMRTPARSTTPLLLMLTVALCSSPARGSIQGSPTTFGPVFEDQPLSMLFPEESSEEKVTLACRARASPPATYRWKMNGTQMTLEPGSRQQLVGGNLVIRSPSKAQDAGVYQCLASNPVGTVVSREAVLRFGCLSYRWLLNEFPNFIPTDGRHFVSQTTGNLYIARTNASDLGNYSCLATSHMDFSTKSVFSKFAQLNLAAEDTRLFAPTIKARFPAETYALVGQQVTLECFAFGNPVPRIKWRKVEGSLSPQWTTAESTLQIPSVSFEDEGTYECEAENSRGRDTVQGRIIVQAQPEWLKVISDTEADIGSNLRWGCAAAGKPRPTVRWLRNGEPLASQARLEVLAGDLRFSRLNLEDSGMYQCVAENKHGTIYASAELAVQALAPDFRLNPVRRLIPAARGGEVTITCQPRAAPKAMVLWSKGTEILVTSSRVTVTPDGTLIIRNISRADEGKYTCFAENFMGKANSTGILSVRDATKITLAPSSADINLGDNLTLQCHASHDPTMDLTFIWTLDDFPIDLDKPGGHYRRANAKETIGDLTILNAQLRHSGMYTCMAQTVVDSASKEATVLIRGPPGPPGGVVVRDIGDTTVQLSWSRGFDNHSPIAKYTLQARTLPAGKWKQVRTSPANIEGNAETAQVLGLTPWMDYQFRVLASNILGTGEPSGPSSKIRTKESGKSPLVSPRGSKYSAQA
- the CNTN2 gene encoding contactin-2 isoform X1, translated to MSSLSRLPGTPTMRTPARSTTPLLLMLTVALCSSPARGSIQGSPTTFGPVFEDQPLSMLFPEESSEEKVTLACRARASPPATYRWKMNGTQMTLEPGSRQQLVGGNLVIRSPSKAQDAGVYQCLASNPVGTVVSREAVLRFGFLQEFSKEERDPVKTHEGWGVMLPCNPPAHYPGLSYRWLLNEFPNFIPTDGRHFVSQTTGNLYIARTNASDLGNYSCLATSHMDFSTKSVFSKFAQLNLAAEDTRLFAPTIKARFPAETYALVGQQVTLECFAFGNPVPRIKWRKVEGSLSPQWTTAESTLQIPSVSFEDEGTYECEAENSRGRDTVQGRIIVQAQPEWLKVISDTEADIGSNLRWGCAAAGKPRPTVRWLRNGEPLASQARLEVLAGDLRFSRLNLEDSGMYQCVAENKHGTIYASAELAVQALAPDFRLNPVRRLIPAARGGEVTITCQPRAAPKAMVLWSKGTEILVTSSRVTVTPDGTLIIRNISRADEGKYTCFAENFMGKANSTGILSVRDATKITLAPSSADINLGDNLTLQCHASHDPTMDLTFIWTLDDFPIDLDKPGGHYRRANAKETIGDLTILNAQLRHSGMYTCMAQTVVDSASKEATVLIRGPPGPPGGVVVRDIGDTTVQLSWSRGFDNHSPIAKYTLQARTLPAGKWKQVRTSPANIEGNAETAQVLGLTPWMDYQFRVLASNILGTGEPSGPSSKIRTKESGKSPLVSPRGSKYSAQA